One genomic segment of Candidatus Methanosuratincola sp. includes these proteins:
- a CDS encoding fumarylacetoacetate hydrolase family protein, with amino-acid sequence MIDFEIAGVDMKFATFERDSKLFSGVVVGEYAVRLDSFGTIRKLVSGGSLSLLSFIEIADATLLSALEREIDSLSESELLRMAEREEAFGINEVRLRAPIPRPPAVFCLGFNFRSHAPELKRPVPEVPVVFMKPSKSVVGPEDEIVLPKDSARVDYEVELCVVIGKGGRYIPRSEAYSRIFGYTVLNDITARDIQQRDFSLARPWLRSKGFDTFAPIGPFVVTGDEVGDPMSLSLSLSVNGEVRQSSRTGEMIFDVPSVVEYISSFTTLEPGALIAMGTPEKIGQLHDGDLVEATVERIGTLRNRAVLEK; translated from the coding sequence ATGATAGACTTTGAAATCGCAGGTGTTGATATGAAATTTGCCACATTTGAGCGAGATTCAAAGCTATTCTCTGGCGTGGTAGTCGGAGAGTACGCAGTCCGACTTGACTCGTTTGGAACGATCAGGAAGCTCGTAAGCGGAGGCTCTCTCTCACTACTCTCCTTCATAGAAATTGCAGATGCGACGCTACTCTCGGCTCTTGAGAGGGAGATCGATTCCCTTTCAGAAAGCGAACTGCTTAGGATGGCAGAAAGGGAGGAGGCGTTCGGGATTAATGAAGTAAGGCTAAGGGCACCGATCCCGCGGCCCCCTGCAGTATTCTGCCTCGGCTTCAACTTCAGGTCGCATGCGCCTGAGCTCAAGAGACCGGTTCCTGAAGTGCCGGTTGTCTTCATGAAACCTTCGAAATCTGTAGTGGGTCCTGAAGATGAGATTGTACTGCCTAAAGACTCGGCGAGGGTCGACTACGAGGTTGAGCTCTGCGTTGTGATTGGGAAGGGCGGGCGATACATCCCTCGCTCTGAAGCCTATTCTAGGATATTCGGCTACACCGTGCTCAATGACATAACTGCAAGGGACATCCAGCAGAGAGACTTTTCGCTCGCGCGCCCATGGTTGAGGTCGAAGGGATTCGACACATTCGCTCCGATCGGGCCTTTCGTCGTCACCGGAGATGAGGTTGGGGATCCGATGTCACTCTCCCTCTCCCTGAGCGTTAACGGTGAGGTCAGGCAGAGCTCGAGGACGGGCGAGATGATATTCGACGTGCCCTCTGTGGTCGAGTACATCTCTTCTTTCACGACGCTGGAGCCCGGGGCTCTCATTGCGATGGGGACACCGGAGAAGATAGGGCAGCTCCACGACGGGGACCTGGTCGAGGCTACCGTCGAGAGGATAGGCACGCTTAGGAACAGGGCAGTGCTAGAGAAATGA
- a CDS encoding carboxypeptidase-like regulatory domain-containing protein, whose translation MLMQHKGCLVAILLLLSISNIAPPVGSDLNGSFIESSIVIANASVIVSGDNGYAVTATSQLGDFSIIDGLAVGTYDIEVSAPGYINAYLSGVNIYAGYLKDLGVISLRPSARIEGMVVGPNDEPISNISLHLVDEESGSVVAVSRSSASGTFAFDSNVRTGNYSITGYIDPYFPESGFGYITGSVSGIAATEGGTTSGILLRLNASGIIAGTVKDEYGSPVSGVTLRAFSIDGQSRFAFGKTDSLGRFNISTNLPSGRYNLTIYGITGLIFDTVSDSATVNLTAGSTSTVDFVLKRSGIISGRVVYSDNSPAESILVYAFTSDNRYFGYAYSNADGTYSINTGLGTGTYTVIANNEFSKSKTVSVRSGEETRNIDFKLSTIEVEKIIVTGRVLDSMNMPVSSATVFSPYDYTTSSDDGGYTIKIDLPAGQNSTTVQLTASKRGYYDGKINVTVVAGQGPVQADITMIEMPKGSVTGKVLYGPQKENAALNIRSEYSNVMVGQEFIVSGSSQPSRNGTVVYFVSKNGTGFINAGNSSMAEGRFAFSFVADAPGTIQIRAYWSGDNQYNPVESNTLSIEASPPSSKTPVEIMMSATAANVPPGSKIKLTGTATPLKGEALRLYGSVNDSVSDEIANLTLIEGVFFHTVVLNEGGIYSFYAVYPGDASRFANKSGAVTVTVNPGVKVTPVVTLNSSKTTITLSENVSSVPVTIYGRIYPPVAETQVIITVVDPANSKTNMTVNTSDSEFILQLNLNRRGTWSVVAGIPEGQIYASSNSSPLVITAVYAGAPDNTMFYIIGVGIVILALAVVLLIVFSKGR comes from the coding sequence ATGTTGATGCAGCACAAGGGATGCTTGGTTGCGATTTTGCTCCTCCTCTCTATCAGCAACATTGCCCCGCCTGTGGGCTCCGACCTTAACGGATCTTTTATCGAGTCGAGTATTGTTATTGCGAATGCCTCCGTTATTGTTTCTGGCGATAATGGTTATGCCGTGACTGCAACATCCCAGTTAGGGGACTTTTCGATAATTGATGGGCTTGCTGTAGGCACCTACGACATAGAGGTATCCGCACCTGGATACATCAACGCATACCTCAGCGGTGTAAACATATACGCCGGTTACCTGAAGGATCTCGGCGTTATCAGCCTGCGCCCCTCAGCAAGAATCGAAGGAATGGTCGTGGGCCCGAATGACGAACCCATATCAAACATATCCTTGCACCTTGTGGACGAGGAGAGCGGCTCGGTAGTGGCAGTCAGCAGGTCCTCCGCCTCCGGCACATTTGCCTTCGATTCCAACGTGAGGACTGGCAACTATTCAATAACCGGATATATAGATCCGTACTTCCCTGAGTCGGGCTTTGGGTACATCACAGGATCAGTCAGTGGCATCGCTGCGACTGAGGGGGGTACAACATCAGGGATCCTCCTCCGCCTGAATGCATCGGGCATAATTGCTGGAACGGTCAAGGATGAATACGGGTCGCCTGTGTCTGGAGTGACCTTGAGGGCTTTCAGCATCGACGGGCAGTCTAGGTTCGCTTTCGGAAAGACTGATAGCCTTGGGCGGTTCAACATATCGACGAACCTTCCCAGCGGCAGGTACAACCTGACGATTTACGGTATAACCGGATTAATTTTTGATACAGTTTCGGACTCGGCGACTGTGAACTTGACTGCCGGATCGACGTCGACCGTTGACTTCGTCCTCAAGCGTTCAGGGATCATCTCGGGCAGGGTCGTATATTCGGACAATTCTCCGGCAGAATCAATACTGGTTTATGCCTTCACCAGTGACAACAGGTACTTTGGCTACGCCTACTCCAATGCAGATGGGACCTACTCGATAAACACAGGACTCGGCACGGGGACCTATACTGTCATAGCTAACAATGAATTCTCAAAGTCCAAGACAGTATCCGTCAGATCCGGTGAGGAGACTAGGAACATCGACTTCAAACTTTCAACCATTGAGGTTGAAAAAATAATCGTTACAGGAAGGGTCCTTGACTCCATGAACATGCCAGTATCTTCAGCTACGGTATTCTCCCCGTACGACTACACAACGAGCTCGGATGACGGAGGATACACAATCAAGATCGACCTGCCCGCCGGCCAGAATTCCACTACAGTGCAACTGACCGCATCGAAGAGGGGGTATTACGACGGCAAGATTAACGTGACCGTCGTTGCCGGTCAGGGGCCGGTCCAAGCAGATATAACCATGATTGAGATGCCGAAGGGGTCTGTCACAGGAAAGGTTCTCTACGGACCTCAAAAGGAGAACGCGGCCCTTAACATCAGATCTGAATACTCAAACGTCATGGTAGGACAAGAATTCATTGTATCCGGTTCGTCCCAGCCTTCCAGAAACGGGACGGTGGTGTACTTTGTCTCCAAGAACGGAACGGGTTTTATAAACGCCGGGAACTCGTCCATGGCTGAAGGCAGGTTCGCATTCAGCTTCGTCGCAGACGCTCCTGGCACGATTCAGATAAGGGCGTACTGGTCAGGCGACAATCAATACAACCCTGTCGAGTCGAACACCTTATCCATCGAGGCATCCCCCCCTTCCTCGAAGACACCCGTAGAGATAATGATGTCTGCCACGGCTGCAAACGTCCCCCCTGGATCAAAGATAAAATTGACTGGAACTGCCACCCCGCTCAAGGGGGAGGCGTTGCGGCTGTACGGGTCAGTGAACGACTCGGTCTCGGATGAGATCGCCAACCTTACCCTGATCGAAGGCGTCTTCTTCCACACGGTAGTGCTTAACGAGGGAGGAATATACTCATTTTATGCCGTATATCCGGGTGATGCCAGCCGCTTCGCCAACAAGTCAGGGGCCGTCACTGTTACAGTGAACCCTGGGGTGAAGGTCACCCCCGTGGTTACACTCAACTCCTCCAAGACGACGATTACACTCTCGGAGAATGTGTCCTCCGTTCCAGTTACCATCTACGGCAGGATCTACCCGCCGGTTGCCGAGACCCAAGTCATAATCACAGTCGTCGACCCCGCAAACTCTAAAACTAACATGACCGTCAACACAAGCGATTCTGAGTTCATCCTTCAGCTGAACTTAAACAGGCGGGGAACCTGGTCTGTGGTAGCCGGCATACCCGAGGGTCAAATATATGCCTCCTCTAACTCTTCGCCCTTGGTGATCACCGCTGTATATGCTGGGGCTCCCGACAATACGATGTTTTATATCATCGGGGTTGGGATCGTCATCTTGGCACTCGCAGTAGTCCTGCTGATCGTATTCTCGAAGGGGAGATGA
- a CDS encoding type II/IV secretion system ATPase subunit: protein MRLVGRRKNRIGIGSKSFESLEDEVFEGIEKRYSSSKARFDLPAFSIKTSYVRLSNYEVIESYPVGLATVYITKDMEYLINDPPLTPEEHSRLGDIASKLLFIMPSSAVGDEREFDDYLKRAGLSDQRYKYFIKREIVGYGPLDPMVSDPKVEDIVVASSSSPVSCGHSDYGTMPSNVRFRPEEIDRYVEKLVHLSGKSVSLFKPLLSIRLPNGSRLSASYKKEVSVEGSSFIIRKFPEKPWSITSLMLMNTLSPEIAAWLMMLEEHRKAFLVCGSMGTGKTSTINALCNLIPERAVIVTIEDTPELRLAHPNRLSLVVRESATLDERGEIGMFALVKEALRMSADYIIVGEVRGEEGRIWAQAIMTGHGGITSLHAESPSSALERLLSQPISVDRGALKSLGGILCLGRSTFFSEGRQRQRRRVLNYYDLNPDLSLTPIFSYSYEEDRFCHDESRILSSNSARRIMQETGLSEKVFLERYRRRVIFLNRLLQIAKVRPEYREYLLVAKAVWLFQSSPDDFDPEDMVYSVGPLGVGSEALSAGLREEAGNHRSGYRVAKARVRALDA from the coding sequence TTGCGGTTGGTCGGCAGGCGGAAAAATAGGATCGGGATCGGCTCAAAGTCCTTTGAGAGCCTCGAGGATGAGGTCTTTGAAGGGATAGAGAAACGCTACAGCTCCTCAAAGGCCAGGTTCGACCTGCCCGCTTTCAGCATAAAGACCTCATACGTGCGCCTCTCTAACTACGAGGTCATCGAGAGCTACCCTGTAGGGCTGGCTACCGTCTACATCACAAAAGACATGGAGTACTTGATAAACGACCCGCCGCTGACCCCTGAAGAGCACAGTAGGTTAGGGGACATCGCCTCAAAGCTCCTATTCATAATGCCTTCATCGGCTGTGGGGGACGAGAGGGAGTTCGACGACTACCTCAAGAGGGCGGGGCTCAGCGACCAGCGGTACAAGTACTTCATCAAGAGGGAGATTGTCGGCTATGGTCCGCTAGACCCGATGGTCTCTGACCCGAAGGTTGAGGATATTGTTGTAGCCTCCTCGAGTAGCCCCGTCTCTTGCGGCCACTCCGACTACGGAACCATGCCGAGCAATGTCCGTTTCAGACCGGAAGAGATCGACAGGTATGTAGAGAAGCTTGTCCACCTCTCCGGAAAGTCAGTCTCGCTCTTCAAGCCCCTCCTGAGCATTAGGCTACCGAACGGTTCAAGGCTCTCTGCCTCTTACAAGAAAGAGGTCTCGGTCGAGGGGTCGAGCTTCATTATCCGGAAGTTCCCAGAGAAGCCCTGGTCGATCACCTCCCTGATGCTGATGAACACCCTCTCCCCGGAGATCGCAGCCTGGCTGATGATGCTGGAGGAGCACCGCAAGGCATTCCTCGTCTGCGGATCGATGGGGACTGGAAAGACCTCGACGATAAACGCGCTCTGCAACCTCATCCCGGAGAGGGCCGTGATAGTGACGATAGAGGACACGCCCGAGCTAAGGCTGGCGCACCCCAACAGGCTCTCCCTGGTAGTCAGGGAGTCGGCGACATTGGACGAGCGCGGCGAGATAGGGATGTTCGCGCTTGTCAAGGAAGCCCTGAGGATGTCTGCAGACTATATCATCGTCGGGGAGGTCAGGGGGGAGGAGGGCAGGATCTGGGCGCAGGCGATAATGACAGGTCACGGGGGGATCACGTCGCTCCACGCCGAGAGCCCCTCCTCAGCGCTCGAGCGCCTCCTCTCCCAGCCTATCTCCGTCGACAGAGGCGCGCTGAAGTCGCTGGGGGGTATACTCTGCCTAGGGAGATCTACCTTTTTCTCGGAGGGGCGTCAGAGGCAGCGGAGGCGGGTCCTCAACTACTATGACTTGAACCCCGACCTGAGCCTCACGCCGATCTTCTCTTATTCATACGAGGAGGACCGGTTTTGTCATGATGAGTCAAGGATCCTCTCCTCCAACTCCGCAAGGAGGATAATGCAGGAGACTGGGCTATCCGAAAAGGTATTCCTAGAGCGGTACCGCAGGCGGGTGATTTTCCTTAACAGGCTGCTCCAGATCGCCAAGGTTAGACCGGAGTACAGGGAGTACCTGCTGGTGGCAAAGGCAGTCTGGCTCTTCCAGTCTTCCCCAGACGACTTCGACCCGGAGGACATGGTCTACTCGGTGGGCCCCCTCGGGGTGGGTTCGGAGGCACTCTCAGCAGGCCTGCGTGAGGAGGCGGGGAACCATAGATCGGGGTATAGAGTAGCCAAAGCTCGGGTGAGGGCGCTTGATGCCTGA
- a CDS encoding aminotransferase class I/II-fold pyridoxal phosphate-dependent enzyme yields MARRRGLSTTAIHHGLLEGDDIIAPIYQTTIFKHPNGKQIRGRDLKYSREDNPTVNLLERKMAALEVGEDCLAFSSGMAAISTLLLSLTQQGDTIVTSKEIYGASLILMRSLGKFGIRVKCVLNEELEREIGDGTKLVFLESITNPTLKVPDVKGIAEACRRRGATLVIDNTFATPINFRPIEAGAEYVIHSATKYLGGHNDAVAGVLIGPEGGIRNAWEWRRNLGGSLDPFAAYLVIRGLKTLKLRVEEQNRKAQAIAEYLEQHRKVKRVHYPGLKSSPHHERAKELMQGFGGVLSFELEGLESAMSFLGRLKLIKTAPSLGGAETLVTIPVSSSHKNISPEERAELGITDGLVRLSVGLEDTEDLIADLEEALATA; encoded by the coding sequence ATGGCAAGAAGAAGGGGGTTGAGCACTACTGCGATCCACCACGGGCTTTTAGAAGGAGATGACATAATAGCGCCAATCTACCAGACCACCATCTTCAAACACCCAAATGGAAAGCAGATCAGGGGAAGGGACCTCAAGTACAGCAGAGAGGACAACCCCACGGTCAACTTGCTGGAGAGGAAGATGGCGGCCCTCGAGGTAGGAGAAGATTGCCTGGCTTTTTCTTCGGGCATGGCAGCGATCTCGACACTCCTGCTCAGCCTGACCCAGCAGGGCGATACGATCGTGACTTCGAAGGAGATCTATGGGGCGAGCCTCATCCTGATGAGGTCGCTGGGGAAGTTCGGCATCAGGGTCAAGTGTGTCCTGAACGAGGAGTTGGAAAGGGAGATCGGGGACGGGACTAAGCTCGTCTTCTTGGAGTCGATAACAAACCCGACTCTAAAAGTCCCTGACGTAAAGGGGATCGCTGAGGCGTGCCGCCGGAGGGGGGCCACGCTAGTCATCGACAACACGTTCGCCACACCAATAAACTTCAGGCCGATCGAAGCGGGGGCAGAATATGTCATACACAGCGCAACGAAGTACTTGGGCGGACACAACGACGCGGTCGCAGGGGTACTGATCGGACCGGAGGGAGGGATAAGGAATGCCTGGGAGTGGAGGAGGAACCTTGGGGGAAGCCTGGACCCGTTCGCGGCATACCTGGTTATAAGGGGCTTGAAGACCCTTAAGCTCAGAGTAGAGGAGCAGAACAGGAAGGCACAGGCGATTGCCGAGTACCTTGAGCAGCATCGGAAGGTCAAGAGGGTTCACTACCCTGGGTTGAAATCGAGCCCCCACCACGAGAGGGCAAAAGAGCTAATGCAAGGGTTCGGAGGGGTACTATCCTTTGAGCTCGAAGGGCTGGAGAGTGCAATGAGTTTCTTAGGTAGGCTCAAGCTAATCAAGACCGCACCTAGCCTTGGAGGAGCTGAGACATTAGTGACGATCCCTGTCTCATCGTCGCACAAAAACATAAGCCCAGAGGAAAGGGCAGAGCTCGGGATCACCGATGGGCTCGTAAGGCTCTCTGTAGGGCTAGAAGATACGGAAGACCTAATTGCGGATCTCGAAGAGGCGCTTGCGACCGCCTGA
- a CDS encoding ATP-binding protein: protein MRSERIIYPTVASAAFALLVAWLSIFPPSAQFDYIRLFVESLVLAALLLGSLYWRVTGAYLKLGWAALMLGFFVELLQEFTVGPQVAGILMGGLLKAAGFILILYGLMKMQAKMNEGAPPRKPMELLKSKDGYLTETPGDEQSNLDVKRLATIGQVAAMVGHDLRNPLQAIIYSVYDTEEEIKSLPDDTRRLLEERGFITFLEKLKKQIDCMNKMVADLQDYSRSTKPEFIEIDLQQIVGDALKTVSKPDNVTVSVNPDPTLGRIRGDPQLLRRVFINLITNAFQAMPEGGSLEISTRREGNRAQVSFSDTGVGMSPESIKKLFDPFFTTKAKGMGLGLVICKKVIDAHRGSIEVHSELGKGSRFTIMLPIE, encoded by the coding sequence ATGCGAAGCGAGCGCATTATCTATCCGACTGTTGCATCCGCAGCATTCGCTCTTTTGGTTGCCTGGCTCTCGATATTCCCGCCGAGCGCACAATTCGACTACATCCGCCTCTTCGTCGAGAGCCTGGTACTCGCAGCGCTCCTGTTGGGCAGCCTTTATTGGCGCGTTACGGGCGCCTACCTGAAGCTCGGGTGGGCAGCTTTAATGTTGGGGTTCTTCGTTGAACTCCTCCAAGAGTTCACGGTAGGGCCCCAGGTCGCAGGCATACTCATGGGCGGCCTGCTCAAAGCAGCCGGCTTTATCCTGATCCTCTACGGCCTGATGAAGATGCAAGCTAAGATGAACGAGGGGGCGCCACCTCGAAAGCCAATGGAGTTGCTAAAATCCAAAGACGGATATCTTACAGAGACGCCTGGGGACGAGCAGTCCAATCTTGATGTCAAGCGGCTCGCGACGATCGGTCAAGTCGCGGCAATGGTGGGCCACGACCTCAGGAATCCGCTTCAGGCAATTATTTACTCCGTTTACGACACCGAAGAGGAGATAAAGAGTCTTCCCGATGACACGAGAAGGTTGCTGGAGGAACGTGGCTTCATTACCTTCCTTGAGAAGCTGAAGAAACAGATAGATTGCATGAACAAGATGGTTGCTGACCTTCAAGATTATTCTAGGTCGACTAAGCCCGAGTTCATTGAAATAGACCTCCAGCAAATCGTCGGAGATGCCCTGAAGACGGTGAGCAAGCCCGACAACGTCACGGTATCTGTAAATCCTGACCCGACACTCGGCCGAATAAGAGGCGACCCCCAACTCCTCAGAAGGGTGTTCATAAACCTGATAACCAATGCCTTCCAGGCAATGCCGGAAGGCGGCTCCCTCGAGATCTCGACTAGGAGGGAAGGGAACCGTGCGCAGGTATCCTTCAGCGACACAGGGGTCGGCATGTCCCCTGAAAGCATCAAAAAACTGTTCGACCCATTCTTCACCACAAAGGCGAAGGGGATGGGGCTGGGTCTGGTCATATGTAAAAAGGTCATAGATGCGCACCGCGGGTCGATAGAGGTGCATAGCGAGTTGGGGAAAGGTTCACGCTTCACTATAATGCTCCCGATCGAATAG
- the tsaA gene encoding tRNA (N6-threonylcarbamoyladenosine(37)-N6)-methyltransferase TrmO yields MQGKEILLKPVGIVRTGYADSDVNESFDGVPGKIEIFEEYAEGLGGIEGFSHLIVIAFLDRVKDAERKVLKVRPRWLAKYADDPREVPEVGVFNTRSPHRPNPIALSLVRLVSRSGNVLEVEGLDLYDGTPVLDLKPYVPQYIGDEVRFPAWFNEMIEKVRKEKGKELTF; encoded by the coding sequence ATGCAGGGCAAGGAAATTTTGCTTAAGCCGGTTGGGATTGTCAGGACTGGATACGCCGACTCGGATGTCAACGAGAGCTTCGACGGAGTGCCAGGGAAGATCGAGATCTTCGAGGAGTACGCAGAGGGGCTCGGAGGCATTGAGGGATTCTCACACCTTATAGTCATTGCCTTCTTGGACAGGGTGAAGGATGCCGAAAGGAAGGTGCTCAAGGTCAGACCGAGGTGGCTTGCAAAATACGCCGATGACCCTAGAGAGGTACCAGAGGTCGGTGTTTTCAACACAAGGTCGCCCCATAGACCGAACCCAATTGCACTGAGTTTGGTTAGGCTTGTCAGTAGAAGCGGGAATGTCCTCGAGGTCGAAGGGCTCGACCTGTATGACGGTACTCCTGTGCTCGATCTTAAACCCTACGTCCCACAATACATTGGTGATGAGGTCAGGTTCCCTGCGTGGTTTAACGAGATGATAGAAAAGGTCAGGAAGGAAAAGGGAAAGGAGCTCACTTTTTGA
- the rnhA gene encoding ribonuclease HI yields MGSEKQVITLYFDGLCMPKNPGGVATFGYAVYVNGKKLNEGHGLVGAGMLGDDVSNNVAEYHALIRGLEYILSTGYNGEVEIRGDSQLVIKQLCGNYAVRARRLVGLYTRAKDLLKLFSKTTLRWIPREENAEADRLSRMAFDDFLREHHADYKRYYNVS; encoded by the coding sequence TTGGGGAGTGAAAAGCAAGTGATCACGCTCTATTTCGATGGTCTCTGCATGCCCAAAAACCCGGGTGGTGTGGCCACCTTTGGGTATGCTGTTTACGTGAATGGAAAGAAGCTCAACGAAGGGCACGGCTTGGTCGGTGCCGGCATGCTCGGCGACGACGTCTCAAACAACGTTGCGGAGTACCATGCACTGATCAGGGGACTCGAGTACATCCTCTCTACTGGGTACAATGGTGAGGTCGAGATTAGGGGCGACAGCCAGTTGGTCATAAAGCAGCTTTGCGGCAACTATGCGGTCAGGGCACGTCGTTTAGTGGGGCTCTACACGAGGGCAAAAGACCTCTTGAAGCTATTCAGCAAAACCACTCTCCGATGGATCCCCCGGGAAGAGAATGCTGAGGCAGACCGGCTAAGTAGGATGGCTTTTGACGATTTCCTTAGGGAGCACCACGCTGATTACAAAAGGTACTACAATGTATCGTAA
- a CDS encoding tetratricopeptide repeat protein: MSALNEMITRGRIHLELGKNEDAIVYFDLALEMDPDNAIAWAGKGIAFVNLGMYDEALECFDKAISYDAELAFAWEGKGIALMRKGRVEESIPFFDMALKIEPGFARAAQNMAVALEKLGRKEEGEKYRSLAESLKSSRG, translated from the coding sequence ATGAGCGCATTAAACGAGATGATCACAAGGGGGAGGATCCATCTGGAACTCGGGAAGAACGAGGATGCGATCGTCTATTTTGATCTAGCCTTGGAGATGGATCCCGATAACGCGATCGCTTGGGCAGGAAAGGGAATCGCCTTCGTCAACCTCGGAATGTACGACGAGGCACTCGAGTGCTTCGACAAGGCGATCTCTTACGACGCTGAACTTGCTTTTGCTTGGGAGGGAAAGGGGATAGCCCTCATGAGAAAAGGACGGGTCGAGGAGTCAATCCCATTCTTCGACATGGCGCTCAAGATAGAGCCGGGATTCGCCAGGGCCGCACAGAACATGGCGGTCGCACTCGAGAAATTGGGCAGGAAGGAGGAGGGCGAGAAGTACCGCTCCCTAGCCGAATCCCTCAAATCCTCCCGGGGATGA
- a CDS encoding ZPR1 zinc finger domain-containing protein translates to MEKKEHFSYKAICPGCGEETLAVEELYDEIPGLGMAVLVSMFCQKCGVRAYHEIPLENRGIRRVEFRVSGGKDLNARVIRSPTGRIMIPELGLELSPGSRPVGFVTNIEGVLQRFLEVAEQLAGIEDGPKKVEAETAVKRIRAAICGSLPFTIIIEDDLGNSAIIPPE, encoded by the coding sequence ATGGAGAAAAAAGAGCATTTTTCATACAAGGCCATCTGCCCTGGCTGCGGCGAAGAGACTCTTGCAGTCGAGGAGCTCTACGACGAGATCCCGGGGCTGGGGATGGCCGTCCTTGTCTCGATGTTCTGCCAAAAGTGCGGTGTGAGGGCATACCACGAGATCCCGTTGGAGAACCGTGGTATTCGGAGGGTCGAGTTCCGTGTCTCCGGCGGTAAAGACCTCAATGCGAGGGTTATACGGTCACCTACCGGGAGGATAATGATACCTGAGCTGGGGCTCGAGCTCAGCCCCGGCTCAAGACCGGTTGGTTTCGTGACGAACATCGAGGGGGTCCTGCAGCGTTTCCTCGAGGTCGCCGAGCAGCTCGCAGGGATCGAGGATGGCCCAAAGAAGGTAGAGGCAGAAACGGCAGTTAAGAGGATAAGGGCGGCGATCTGTGGCTCGCTCCCGTTCACGATCATAATTGAGGATGATCTCGGGAATAGCGCAATAATCCCGCCTGAGTGA
- a CDS encoding NAD(P)/FAD-dependent oxidoreductase, whose protein sequence is MDYDAVIVGAGPAGLMAARKIASKGFSVLILEKEKDLGSRACAEAVSVSAFETAEIPPSQSLISNTINGAHVFPPDETKGVRISGGDYRGYILNKQQFLYALASQAVSAGSDLKMRCEVKDVKMEGGTAKSLVYSHKGEDKEVTFKYLVGADGVGSRVAKSCGFDLSGFEIIPTIQYVMVNCKVPERDVIRIYMGNEIAPLGYAWIFAKNEYVANVGIGVRGKPAKPYLDRFISSHPDIFEGAIVVKEGGGGVPVGGQISEVVKGNVVLCGDSAGQVIPITGGGIRTSMGAGSIAGACVAEALESGNSGALGKYPPAYAEYWGTRISRSLKVLRALESLSDDDLNLLGSIMSGDDIVDLANGLDVKRVVAKFSRHPILAMKIASKIL, encoded by the coding sequence ATGGACTATGACGCCGTGATCGTGGGCGCGGGCCCAGCAGGCCTTATGGCTGCGAGGAAGATCGCTTCCAAGGGATTTTCGGTTTTGATCCTTGAGAAGGAGAAGGACCTCGGATCTAGGGCATGCGCCGAGGCGGTCTCGGTCTCGGCCTTCGAGACGGCTGAGATCCCTCCGTCACAATCCCTCATCTCCAACACAATAAACGGGGCACATGTCTTCCCGCCCGACGAGACGAAAGGGGTCAGGATCTCTGGGGGTGACTATCGGGGGTACATACTAAACAAGCAGCAGTTCCTGTATGCCCTGGCGAGCCAAGCTGTCTCTGCGGGTTCTGACCTGAAGATGCGCTGCGAGGTCAAAGACGTGAAGATGGAAGGGGGAACCGCAAAGAGCCTCGTCTATTCCCACAAGGGCGAGGACAAGGAGGTTACATTCAAATATCTTGTTGGTGCGGACGGAGTCGGATCAAGGGTTGCCAAGTCATGCGGCTTTGACCTTTCCGGATTTGAGATCATCCCGACGATCCAGTACGTGATGGTCAATTGCAAGGTCCCAGAGAGAGACGTCATCCGCATCTACATGGGCAATGAAATCGCCCCACTTGGATACGCGTGGATATTTGCGAAGAACGAGTATGTCGCCAATGTCGGTATAGGCGTCAGGGGCAAACCCGCGAAGCCATACTTGGACAGGTTCATCTCGTCCCACCCTGATATTTTTGAGGGGGCAATTGTCGTGAAAGAGGGGGGCGGCGGCGTACCCGTCGGCGGCCAGATCAGCGAGGTGGTCAAGGGGAACGTCGTCCTCTGCGGCGACTCTGCCGGGCAGGTGATTCCGATCACAGGCGGAGGGATTAGGACCAGCATGGGGGCGGGCAGCATCGCCGGTGCCTGCGTAGCAGAGGCCCTGGAATCAGGAAACTCCGGGGCGCTCGGGAAATACCCTCCAGCGTACGCAGAGTACTGGGGGACGAGGATCAGCAGGAGCCTCAAGGTGCTCAGGGCCCTCGAGTCGCTCAGCGACGACGACCTGAACCTCCTCGGTTCGATTATGAGCGGCGACGACATTGTGGACCTGGCAAACGGCCTTGATGTTAAGAGAGTAGTGGCAAAGTTCTCGAGGCACCCCATCCTTGCAATGAAGATCGCCTCAAAGATCCTCTAA